The genomic stretch ATTCATGCATTTAGGTCATTCTTTTTCCCTTATGAGGGCCGAAGTTTTTGCTAGATACAAAAGAACGTGTGGGTATAATGCAATCTTTCCTTTTGGATTTCATGCAACAGGTACACCCATAGTTGCAGCTGCCGAGAGAGTAAGAGATGGAGAAAAGTCCCAGATTGATATTCTAGAAAAGATGGAAGTTCCAAAAGAGTTAATTCCAAAATTTTCTGATCCAGAATTTTGGGTTACTTATTTTCCAGAAGAATCGATTAAAGATCTAAAGCTTCTGGGTCTTTGCGTTGACTGGAGAAGAAGCTTCATAACAACTTCACTTAATCCCTATTATGATAAATTTATCAGGTGGCAGTTTAACAAATTAAAAGAAAAAAACTTTGTTGTTAAAGGAGAGCACCCAGTTACCTGGTGTCCAAAATGCAATAATCCAATAGGCGATCATGCAAGGCTTGAAGGAGAAGGGATTACTCCGGAAGAAATAATCTTACTTAAATTCAAATTCGAGGGTAAGATACTGCCTGCGGCCACATATAGAGTTGAAACTGTATTTGGCGTCACAAATATGTGGATGAATCCAGATGTAAAATATGTAGAAGCAGAAGTTGACGGAGAAGTTTGGATTATCTCTCCCGTTGCTTCTGACAAACTAGGTAATCAAAAACATGAAATTAAGGTTATTAGAGAATTAAACGCTAAAGAGCTAATTGGAAAATCATGTGTAAATCCTCTGACTGGAGAAGATATCCCGATTCTTCCTGCAACTTTTGTTTCTCCTGAGATAGGAACAGGTGTTGTAATGTCTGTTCCTTCACACGCCCCATATGATTATATTGCATTAAAGGACATACAAACTAATCCATCAAAATACGAGGTTTCTGAAGATCTGGTCAAAAATATAACGCCGATATCATTGATAGTTGTAGAAGATTTTGGAAAAAATCCAGCGATTGATATCTCTGAAAAGATGGGAATTTCTTCCCAAGAAGACGTTGATAAACTTGAAGAAGCAACTAATATCATCTATAAGAAAGAATTTCATCAGGGTATATTAAACGAGAGAACTGGGAAATATAAGGGCATAAAAGTTTCTGATGTAAAGAAAGTAATTGTTACTGATTTTACTAATGATGGCGTTGCAACTCTATTTCACGAACTCCCTGGAAAAGTAGTATGTAGGTGCCTTACCCAAGGAGTAGTTAAAATAGTATCTGACCAGTGGTTTTTAGCATACGGAAGCCCAGAGTGGAAAGATCTGGCCAAGAAATGTCTAGCTCAGATGAACATTTATCCTGAAAAGGCTAGAAAACAGTTTGAGTACGTTCTTGATTGGTTAAAAGACTGGGCATGCACCAGAGAGTTTGGGCTTGGAACAAAACTCCCTTGGGATGAAAAGTGGATTATCGAATCACTATCAGATTCTACAATTTACATGGCGTATTATACTCTGGCAAAGTACTTTGAAGATCCATCTTACAAAATTGACTCCGAGAAACTTGAAGATTATTTCTTTGATTATATTTATTTGAATAGAGGCAACATAGAAGAAGTTTCTCCCAAAAGTGGATTATCCAAAGAACTAATTTCCGATATGAAGAAGGAGTTTGAGTATTGGTATCCTTTTGACTTTAGAAATAGTGGGAAAGATCTAATCCAGAATCATCTTTCTTTCTGTATTTTCAATCATGCTGCAATCTTTCCAGAAGAGCTCTGGCCTAAGGGATTTGGAGTTAATGGCTGGGTTCTTGTAGATGGAGAAAAGATGAGTAAATCCAAAGGTAACTTCTATACTATTAAACAAATTGTGAAGATGTACGGTGCTGATGCAGCAAGGATTACCCTAATGAATGGGGGAGAGGGACTAGATGACCCCAACTGGGACAGTGAATTTGCAAGAACTGTCACAGACAAATTAAAGAATTGGCAAGATTTCTGTATTGAAAACTACGGAAAAGGTAGAACTGAGAAGTTGTACATAGACAGATGGTTTTTATCTGTACTACACAAGGCCATAAAGGAAACAACTGAAGCTATGAATGATACTAATTTCAGGACAGCTCTCTCAAAAGGATTCTTTGATCTACAGAGAGACCTTAAATGGTATCTCAAGAGATGCCTTAACTCGCCTAACAAAGAAGTCATTTCTGAAGTCATTAAAGCTCAAACACTTATGCTGACCCCATTTACACCCCATATATGCGAGGAAATTTGGGAGAAACTAGGATTTGAAGCATTTATCTCAAATGCATCCTGGCCAGAATACAAGGAAGAAATGATAGACAAGATTTCTGAAGAAAGTGAATACTACGTTGAAGAAGTTGTTAATGATATAAGGGAAATAATAAATGTTCTCTCAAGAGGGGAGCAGAAGATTTTAGAAAAAGTTGAAATCTTTACATCAGAAAACTGGAAATGGGATCTTATCGAAATCATAAAGACAAAAGACAATATGGGTGAAGCAATTAAGGTCGCAATGTCAAATGAAGATTTCAGGGAAAACGGTAAGGATGTAAATCTCATAATCCAAAGGTGCTTTAAGAATAGATACTTCCCAGAAAGATTCAATGAAAAAGAAGTCTTGAAAGAAGCAGAAGCATTTCTAAGGGAAGAGTTCAAAGTAAATATTAACATAGACCCTCAAGAAGATCCTGGAAACTATAGAAAGAAGGCCCTACCAAGAAAACCAGGGATACATATCTATTTCAAATAATTTATTTAAATCTAATAGAAATCAATTTATACTGATAGTGATTTTGATGTATCAAGAGGGACTCTATGCTTGGAACATTAATACAGCTTATTATTTTATTCTTTGTTGTTATTGATCCTCTAGCAAGTTTCTTCGTCTTTTATGCCACTTCTTCAACAATGGTCCCAAAAGAAAGACAGAAGACAGGCGTTCTGGCTATATTAATTGCTGTTTTATTGTGTTTCTTGGTGCTTATCTTAGGTCAGAGTTTATTGGAACTATTCAGCACGACTCTGGATGAATTCAGGATAGCAGGAGGGATAATACTGACAATTCTCGGAATAAAAATGGTTCTAGGGGAACCTTTGATAAACACACATGACAAAAAAGAAAACTCTGCCCGAGCCTTAGCATCTATTATTGCAACACCCCTTATTACTGGACCCGCTACTATTTTCACAATTATTATAGCAAGTAACGATTATGGAAAAGTTCTGACAGGTATTGCTGTTGGTATTGTTCTCTTAGTAACGGTCTTATTATTCCTTATGTCTAATAAAGTGAAAAAAGTATTGGGTGACACGGCCACCCAAATTGCTATGACCATACTTGGGTTAGTAACACTTTCTTGGGGAGTGAAGTTCATAATCCTTGGGATAAAAAATATCTTCTAATTTATTCTAGGAATAAAACTTCAAAAAAGAACAGCGGATGAAACTAAGATTAAAATAACGACACTTGCTATATCCATCACACTGGTAAGTAAAGGTATTACCACATTATCAGGATCGAAATTTGTTCTAATTGAGAAATATGTAAGGTAATATGAAGTCAGCATACCGGCAAATGAAGATATAATTGCTACAAGAATCGATATCTTGAAAAGTGTCAAGAAAGCCATCGAGGGTATATTAAGTAAGGTTGATAATCCAAATGCCATTATGGCTAATAAAGGAAATAAAATTATAGTAATTGCAAATGTATATGAAAACTCCTTCAATATTTTTATTTTTGGGAGAAACGTTATCTCTGCCTGGCCTAAATGAAAGCTAGTAGAAATCCTTGCAGAGAGAATACTTCCAATATTCCCATTCTCCGCATTGAAAAGAGGCGACAAAACAAGTAATAACGGGAAAATGCCTATGAACTCCAAATTCTTGTCAAGAAGTGAACCTGCAAGAGTACTCAAAAAAGCACATACAGCTAGAAAAGCCATTGATTCTTTTAATATTTTTTTTGCATAATAACTGTTTCTCACAGAAAATAGTGAGAATAAAACAATGATAGTACTTATTGTAAGGCTAGAAAATATCATAAAATTTTTGCTTAAAGAGAATGATAAAATGCCTACCGCAAAAAGAGATACGACGTTTAGAATATCGCCAATTGATGCAATCAAAGGTGAAGACATATTGTCAGGATCAAGACCTTTCTTAAAAGAGAAAACGGCAACCAAAATTGTAGTTACAATGAGACCAATTGCAGCGACAAGAGATGCAAATAGTGAAATAAAAAAGAGATGGATAAATCCTATCGTTTGATTGCCAATAAGGAAGCCCCCCAACATCGCAAAAAAAGCGATTACAGTGGCCATTGTGACAGTCTGGATAAGAGAAGAATAAACGTTTTCTGCTATCAACTTTGAGTCTCGTAGACTAGGAGTTATTTCACCGGTATGAAGACCTGTTGAAAGTCTTGAACCCATTGAAGCATAAATATTTCCCCTCATGTCAATTGTGGCCGGAAGCATGGTCAATATTCCAGGCAATAAAATCAAGAAATCAATCATTTTTGTTAGGTAAATACCCGCAAAAATATCGGCAAAAGCACATATTATGAGTGCAAACATGCTTTGCTTAATTATAGTAGAAAAATCAGAAAAGTCTAGTTTCGGGGGCCATGTTCCAAACCTCTTTGTAGATACCTTTACTGGAAAGGTCCTTTTCTTTTTCAACTACATGCACTCCCCTTTTAAATGCCAATTTATGGATCAAAGATCCTCTAAGCCTCGACCGATGACCCAATAAATCGTCTTCTTCCATTTTTCATCACTTAATAATAGCCTACATATTTTAAAAATACTTAAAAAGATTTCTGTGAATAGTTCTTTTGAATATAAGAATAAGGTTTATAAATTTAGTTAGTAATTTGAATTTAATGAAGAGAATAAGGCCTTTTATCAAGAACAGCACTAAAGTTAGAGTTCTGACAAGATATCTTAATAACAACAGGGAAGTAAAGGAATACATGGAGAGGGTTAATCCTGTTTTTTATGAGATTTCATTTCTTGACTGTTATGTTGAAAAAAGCATAAGCGAGGAAGTCAAAAAAACATTGGAAGCCTATGAAGGCCTTGAAATAACAACAGCTGAGATCAAGGATAACAAATACACATTTTACATAGATAGTAAAGAAGGCGAACCAATTATTTGGATGAAAAACGAAGACCAGAGGATTAGATTCTCCAAAATACCTGTAGAGTTATCATAGATGATATAAGATGAGTTCAAAGTTTTTAGGATCTGTAAGGTTACATGCACCTTACCACCCTTCTATAGTCATTAAACTTGACAAAATAGAGTTCAGGATAGATAGCTCCTGCGGGGCAAAAAACGAGAACAAAGTCTATCTTTTAACACATTTTCATTTTGATCATGTTAGGTCATGTATGGCTGGCGGAGCAGACTTTCTAAGCCTTTCCGAAAATCCAATAAAAATCTATGCGCCTTATGATGGCAGAAAAGAGTATTGTGAAACTGAGAATGTCTTTGATATTCATTCTAAGATGATTAACTTTCATTCTAAAGGAAGAAGAAAACTTGTTCCGATACAGGAAAATGAAAATCTTCGATTTAATGGCACTACAGTTGTTCCTGTTCCATTTAAGCATACAGTACCTAACTTTGGATATTACATCAATAATCTAGAAACAAGCGTCCTTGTTACAGGGGACTGGGAAGGGTCAAATCATAAAAACAGACAAAAAATAATTTCTTTGGCTCCAAGGGTATTTATAACAGAATGCAGATATTTTTTCGACGAAGAAATAGAGATTGCAGAGGAGAGAATGCATGTTCATGTTGAAGATCTTCTTGACCTAAAAGAAGAGCTTGAGAATACAATGATTATTTTGACCCACATATCCCATAGATACCGCGAACTTGACGATATTATCAAATTAACAAAGGAAAAGGACTTAATATTTGCAAAGAATATATCGTTTAACAACGCCGGTTACCGTATCCGGGAACGATTCAAATAAAAGATATAATCTATAAACAATATAAATTTTTCTAGATATTTGATAACGGAAAATTTTAAATAAAGTTAATTGAATAATTAATGTTGCACAGGTCGAAACTTCGCTGGTAACAAAGTCTTTCATTCCTTGCATCTGGGCCGCTTAGGCGGATTTGAGTTTCACGCTCCACCCGCATTCAAGGCTCTTGGACAAGGGTATTTCCGGGATGGCTAAGTCTTATCGGAAAGTATTTGAGCCACGCTCAAAATTACCCGGTCCTTGACATTGAAAAAAATGTCTCTATCGGACACCGAAAGGCAATAGCCGCTTCGAGAAGTCGAAGCATCCGGCTATGAAAGACCTACTCCTTCGAAGCGACAAACTGTGCAATTTTTTCTTTATAGAATTAAAACTAAATAATAAGAACTAGCTTAGGTTGGCGTTGTTATATTTCCACTTGAAGCAAATATTTTGGGAAAAAGTTGCACTAATTACAAATGTGCTCAATTTCTTTGCAGCAATTATTATCGGATTATTGATAGGAGTGATAATGTCAATAAATATCTTAAAGAATATGGATTCATCTTTATTTTCATATTTCTTGGATGCTTCTCATCTCTAAAAATACCAATGCTAACAATTGAAACTGGGTACCTTGGTATTGAATTTACTCTAGCAAGAGCCGCCATCGCCGTCCCATTGTTCATTGGAATCGGGCACTTAATGGATTATTACCTAAAAGGAAAAGACTTTCAGGTCACAGACCCAACTGAAGCAAATTAAGACGTATGTTTTTAAAGGATTAGAAAAATAAATTATTATGAAGCAAATTTTATGTTTTTTTGTTTTTGCTGTAATTATCTTTTCAAGCCAATCTTTTCTTTACTCTGAGGATAATATTTTGTATGTATTAGATGACGGCTATATCATCAAAGACGTTTCATTTGATACAAACATAGATAATTTTTATCTAGCAGGAGGAATAAAAGGCACTAATGATTCATTTATAATTAAGTCAAAAGATGGCCAATTATTAAGAGAACATATAATTGAAAACTTCAGGATTATAAAAATTATAACTGATAAATTTTCTAACACTTATATATTAGGGTCGTCAGGAGACGGAAATAAAATACTTATAAAACTTACTTCAAGCCTCAGCAAAAGATGGGAGGTACAAATAAGATTTTCCGATATGGATGTTTTATCTTCTTTTACGGTAAATGATAATCAGGAGATTACAGTTGTAGGCTATTCGAGCTACAAAAGAGAATCTGATTCTTTTGTTATAAATATAGATCGTAATGGAAAAGTCATTACAGAAAAAGTACTGGACATCGGACCATTTGAAAGGCCCTATCAGATTCTCGAGGACAAAGAAGGCAACTTTTATATTACCGGAGAATCTAAAGATAAGAATTTTGACCTGTTTGTTTGCAAAGTAACCAAAGATTTTGAACTACTTTGGATTGACTATTTTGACAATCAAAATTGGGAAGATGGAGGTCTTGCTCTTGAGTTTATTGATGACGAGATTATTGCTTGTGGTTATTCTGGGAAGGAAGGCTGGTATGTTTTTGACACGGTTTTCATTAGATATTCCAAAGAAGGTAATGTAAGCATATTCGACAGAAAGAATTATTCTGGTGGAAGTGATTGGATTAAGCACTTCCAAAGAAAAGATGAACACTACTATGTCATATTATGGGATATCCTCACAGGGAAAGAATATACTCTAAAACTGGACAACAACTTTAATATTTTAAGAAAAAATGAAATCCAGAAAGAAGAAACGCCAATCAAAATAATCAACATAGGGGATAAAACCTATTTTGTATCTACAAAAGGGAATACAATATATATCAGAGATTTAGAATGAGCTATTGGATTTTATCCATATATTCTTCATTTGCAATGTGGTAAACCGTTCTAAGAGGGATCTTCAAACTTTTTGATATCTCTTTTACCGGAACCCCTAGTTCATACATCTTTTTTAATTTGCCGACTGTTTCATCGTCATATTTGTTTGGTCTTCCGGCACCTTCTCCAAAAGGAACGAGAAGTACTCCGACACGCTCCAATGCTTTTTTGACACGAATTGAGGTCAGAGAATAGAGACTTTTTGGGCACAGGATATATTTTACGTTTGGCGCATGTTCTAAGACTTCAACCATTATATCAACTGATGGCCTCATATTAATATAGATTTTTTCATCATTATTAGAAAGATCAGCTCTTAACTTTTTTATAAGGTCTCTTTTATCCTTTGCAATTATCTTTTTCAATCTTGAGCCCCCTTGAGTTCTTGTAAAAATTTCTTTGTTATATCCTTTTTTTCCCCACTTTTAACTACTCTTTCAAGAAGATATTTACGTTCTTTTGGTATTACTCCATAATTTTCAGCCCGTATCAAGGCAGATTCAAATTCATTATTATCTAAAGAGAAAAATAATAATGCTTTGTCATAATCTTCGGATATTAAATAATATGAAATTGCAGCAACTAGGCTGTTTTTTTCTTTTAGATTCATGTCTTTGAGTGTGTTCATCATTTCTTCTTTCAATAATACAGTCTTATAGAACCTTCCTAACAAAGCTTCGTTTGGTTCTGGATCAATTGTTGGAAAAGGCCCGCCGTATATCTTTCTCTCCATATATGTCTTTTTCAGATAGAAGAGTGCTATATCCTCGCATATTGCATCAATTCCAAATGGTGCATAGGCTATAGAAAGGACTTTTCTTATGTGTTTATCATATATTGGGGGCCTACCCAGATCAATCGCCTCATCATAAAAATCACGTTTATATGGAAAATTCTCTTTTTTGAAAGGTGAATAATCTTTTGGACCCCCCATCATCCCATATTCTTGAGGAATTCTCTTTTTAGAAGATGGCTTGCTCTTTGATTTATCCCCTAACATATCCATTATCTTCCGGTAGTTTTCTCTCTCCGTCTTATCTAATGAGAAAAGAGTCTTCATATATTCTCCAGAAAAAGAAAGATATTTCATTATTCCCAATCTATACACTCCATCAGGGCTAAAAATAAATTTCCCTTCGCCACCTTCCTCTGTGAACTTTATGGCTTCGTGACCAGCATATATCACGCCATCTTTTTCAAATCCCATTGCATCTATTAACTGACCTATAGCAACTCTGTGTGCCGCAATGGCATGCTGGATATTGTCAAAACATATCTTCTTTTCCATTGCTCTTTTTCTAAAATAAGGATCTTGCGCATCCTTGATACCTTTAATAACAAAATAGGGATTTTGGTATCCCAAGAACTCTATCTTTCTCCTAATCGAGATTAATTCTTCATAATCTTTTTTTAGTTTTAGGTATGTGACAAGAAAGTAGTCACTATCATTTAACTTATCAGGGTTTACACTATACTTTAACGTATCAAGATAACTAGAAATCCTTGATATTAGACTCATTTGTTTCGCCGGGATTTAATTTAATTGCAATAATCTTATAAGTCTATCCTTGAAAAAATATTGCAAAATAAAAACTAAAATAAAATAATAAAAATTAATACTGTTTATATATCTTGTAATCAAGTCTAAGGCTATCGGGCGAATCGATGTTTCTGAATACGATATAGTACAGTCCTTTTTCGGGTACAGTCCATTTTAGTTGCTCATGGCTTCTCTCTCTTTCATTTGTTGAGTTAAGGTATATTTTTCCAGAATAGTCTTCAGGAGATAATCTGAAACTCTTGTATCCGCTACTGTCAAGTACATACATCCTAATAAATAAATTACGATAGTCATTCTGTCTGACACTGTAATAAATATTGACTACGTCTCCTTTTTGCAAGTTAGTTGCATAAGCTCTCCACCCGCCTTTACTGTAGCTTACATTATTTCCTTGTGCTATAATATACTCATATTTGTCTAGTTTTTCTCCAGAATTGAGAATTGCAGAATACAAGTACTGTATTTGAAAATTGTTTATATTATGAATCATGAAATAATATACGCCATCTTCAGGAAAAGTATATTCGAATTCTGACTTTGTACCGGAGTAAAATCTCAAGTATTGATTATTCTTTTTCATGTTACTAAGAGCGTATACTGAAAGATAGTTGTGTTGTGTGCTATTCAATATGTATACATCTAAAGTTTCATTGTCCAGAGATTCATAAGAAAATTTCACTTTGCTGCCTTTCGAAACTGGTATTAGATAAGTTCTATAGTAATTACCATTCAAAGAATTTTTTTCATTGAAAAGAACCTCTACTGTGTCTGAAGTTTCTGGTTCTGTTGTCGCTTCAGTTTGCTGGGTTCCTGTTGATTGTTGATTTGAGCCAGGTGTTGCACACATGGCTGCTATTGCTACCAATGCTATCAATCCAAAAGTAATGAATATTTTTTTCATCGCCGCTACTAAAAATTTGAAGTTTAAATATTTAATCTTTATCAGTAACTATAGAGTCTTTGGAAGGGTCTGGAGTTTAATGGACTTAGTTTTACAAATTCATCTAGGGCATATATCTCTTTAGAGTTCATGTCTGAAGAATATTCGGATAAAACATTTGTTAAGAAATTAACATCCCATTCATCGAGAGGAGATACTGCAACACCCTTCCCAAGATTATATTCATCAACATTTCCCCTAATATATATTGCCCCTCCATGCATCCCTACTCCAATATAATTGCTTTCAAGTTTAGTTTTATTTTTACATAAAACAACTATGATACCTGAAGCCATATACTCTCCAAGAAAATCACCTGCGTTCTCTCCTATTACTATTACGGGAATCTTTTTTCCAAATGCTTTCATGTGAATACCACATCTGTAACCGACTTTTCCCTTGACGAATATCTTTCCGCCCCTCATAGCATAACCTAAAATATCTCCCGCATCTCCATGCACAACTATCTTGCCATTGTTCATTGTATTGCCAACACAGTCTTGTATATTGGCATTGACAAATATATTTGGGCCGTCCATCATTCCCCCAAGATCGTTTCCCGGCACGCCGTTTATTATTGCTCTTATGTCATTCTTTATTCCTGCAAATAGGTATCCTTGACCGTTGATATTGTTCAATGAGATCTCTTTTTCACCATTTTCTATTGCCTTACGTATCGATTTATTTATTTCAGAATAATTGAGTCCTTTGCAATTGAGAATCATTTAATTCCCTCGGTATATAATTTAACTATGCCTTCTCTCATCTTGCGAGGAATGGCATAAAAATTAATTTTATTGTTTAATAACTCATCCTTTATAGAAGATATATCCAGGTTGTTTCGGATAAGATTGTTTAGAATGCCCGCACGGTCAATATCTCCTAGGAGTGCAGCACCAATTAATTTTCCATCCCTAATTACGAGTTTTCTATAAATTTTCTTTTCGGAATTGAATAAATATAGCACTTCATCTTTTTCAGAAGGTCTTAGTAATCCCATAGTAATCATCTGGACATCAAAGATTTGGAGAGAATTCATAGGATAAATTGTATCCATCTTAATATCGCCACCGGACATGTTAATGCCTGCACAATAACCGCCACTGTAAGCATTTGGAAGTATTGGAATATTGCAATAGCTATTCTCAAAATGATTGTACACTTCAGTTACGTCACCCGCAGCATAAACATCTTCAATGTTGGTTTTCATATTCTCATCGACTTTTATGCCGTGATTAATTGAAAGTTCTGTTTTCTCAAATGGAAATATTTCAGGTTTTACACCTTTACAAGACACTATTGCATCACAGACAATTATATCCTTTTCAAGTTTAAGTTCTATTTTTGAACCTTCTTTCTTAGCCTCAATTACTTTTGTCGAAAGCAATAATTTGACTCCTTTTTCAATAATCTCATTGTTAAGGATTTCAGAAATCTTTTGGTCTCCTATTGAGCTTAAGACACCTTCAGAACTTACTATAAGAATCACTTCTTTTCCCATCTTATGTAGGTACTCGGATAATTTGACGCCAATTAAACCACCCCCAAGAATAGCAATCTTGTCTTTATTCACAAGGGATTCTTTGAGTTTTAGAGCTTCCTCAATATTTGTAAATGAATAGATTTCACCTTCAAAGCCTTTTATCTGCGGCACATTGGCTTTGGCTCCAGTTGCAATAAATAATTTATCGTATTTTATTTTGTCGTCTTCCAATAATAAAATTTTTTTATTGAAGTCAACTGATTTTAGGCATTTATTTAGCATTGTTGTGACTTTATGAAATCTATAGAACTCTTCATCTCTATAATATATACTCTCTAAACTATCTTGATTTAGCATTTTATATAGTTGAGGTTTTGAGTAAGATAAGCAATTTTCCTTTGAGATTAATATAATTTCATTTTCCTTGTCATTTACCCTTATACCTTCAATGGCTCCAATTGCTGCCGCCCCATTTCCAATAATAACATATCGCATCTAATCTGCCTCGTATATCAGTGCTTTATTTGGGCAATTAAGAACGCATATAGGTATTTTCTCTTCGTGGCAATGGTCACACTTGAAAGCTTTTTTATCGCCACGTTTTATAGCCCCGAATGGACATACCATGACACACATCCAGCAACCGACGCATCTTTCTGTGTCTAGTATAACAGTCGCATCTTCAATTTTTATTGCCCCCATCGAACATGCTTTAATGCATAAAGGATCCTTACAGTTCATACATACAATAGATCCGCAAATATGCTCCTTTTCCTCAAAAGACATTCGAGAAGGTTCTTTGTTCTTCTCAAAATTATATGCCAGAATAAT from Methanofastidiosum sp. encodes the following:
- the leuS gene encoding leucine--tRNA ligase, with the protein product MVLLEIEDKWQKRWEEAKIFYSDPNNKKKFFVNFPYPYVNGFMHLGHSFSLMRAEVFARYKRTCGYNAIFPFGFHATGTPIVAAAERVRDGEKSQIDILEKMEVPKELIPKFSDPEFWVTYFPEESIKDLKLLGLCVDWRRSFITTSLNPYYDKFIRWQFNKLKEKNFVVKGEHPVTWCPKCNNPIGDHARLEGEGITPEEIILLKFKFEGKILPAATYRVETVFGVTNMWMNPDVKYVEAEVDGEVWIISPVASDKLGNQKHEIKVIRELNAKELIGKSCVNPLTGEDIPILPATFVSPEIGTGVVMSVPSHAPYDYIALKDIQTNPSKYEVSEDLVKNITPISLIVVEDFGKNPAIDISEKMGISSQEDVDKLEEATNIIYKKEFHQGILNERTGKYKGIKVSDVKKVIVTDFTNDGVATLFHELPGKVVCRCLTQGVVKIVSDQWFLAYGSPEWKDLAKKCLAQMNIYPEKARKQFEYVLDWLKDWACTREFGLGTKLPWDEKWIIESLSDSTIYMAYYTLAKYFEDPSYKIDSEKLEDYFFDYIYLNRGNIEEVSPKSGLSKELISDMKKEFEYWYPFDFRNSGKDLIQNHLSFCIFNHAAIFPEELWPKGFGVNGWVLVDGEKMSKSKGNFYTIKQIVKMYGADAARITLMNGGEGLDDPNWDSEFARTVTDKLKNWQDFCIENYGKGRTEKLYIDRWFLSVLHKAIKETTEAMNDTNFRTALSKGFFDLQRDLKWYLKRCLNSPNKEVISEVIKAQTLMLTPFTPHICEEIWEKLGFEAFISNASWPEYKEEMIDKISEESEYYVEEVVNDIREIINVLSRGEQKILEKVEIFTSENWKWDLIEIIKTKDNMGEAIKVAMSNEDFRENGKDVNLIIQRCFKNRYFPERFNEKEVLKEAEAFLREEFKVNINIDPQEDPGNYRKKALPRKPGIHIYFK
- a CDS encoding MarC family protein: MLGTLIQLIILFFVVIDPLASFFVFYATSSTMVPKERQKTGVLAILIAVLLCFLVLILGQSLLELFSTTLDEFRIAGGIILTILGIKMVLGEPLINTHDKKENSARALASIIATPLITGPATIFTIIIASNDYGKVLTGIAVGIVLLVTVLLFLMSNKVKKVLGDTATQIAMTILGLVTLSWGVKFIILGIKNIF
- a CDS encoding magnesium transporter, with translation MFALIICAFADIFAGIYLTKMIDFLILLPGILTMLPATIDMRGNIYASMGSRLSTGLHTGEITPSLRDSKLIAENVYSSLIQTVTMATVIAFFAMLGGFLIGNQTIGFIHLFFISLFASLVAAIGLIVTTILVAVFSFKKGLDPDNMSSPLIASIGDILNVVSLFAVGILSFSLSKNFMIFSSLTISTIIVLFSLFSVRNSYYAKKILKESMAFLAVCAFLSTLAGSLLDKNLEFIGIFPLLLVLSPLFNAENGNIGSILSARISTSFHLGQAEITFLPKIKILKEFSYTFAITIILFPLLAIMAFGLSTLLNIPSMAFLTLFKISILVAIISSFAGMLTSYYLTYFSIRTNFDPDNVVIPLLTSVMDIASVVILILVSSAVLF
- a CDS encoding helix-turn-helix domain-containing protein, whose translation is MKKIIAKDKRDLIKKLRADLSNNDEKIYINMRPSVDIMVEVLEHAPNVKYILCPKSLYSLTSIRVKKALERVGVLLVPFGEGAGRPNKYDDETVGKLKKMYELGVPVKEISKSLKIPLRTVYHIANEEYMDKIQ
- a CDS encoding DUF530 domain-containing protein, with the protein product MSLISRISSYLDTLKYSVNPDKLNDSDYFLVTYLKLKKDYEELISIRRKIEFLGYQNPYFVIKGIKDAQDPYFRKRAMEKKICFDNIQHAIAAHRVAIGQLIDAMGFEKDGVIYAGHEAIKFTEEGGEGKFIFSPDGVYRLGIMKYLSFSGEYMKTLFSLDKTERENYRKIMDMLGDKSKSKPSSKKRIPQEYGMMGGPKDYSPFKKENFPYKRDFYDEAIDLGRPPIYDKHIRKVLSIAYAPFGIDAICEDIALFYLKKTYMERKIYGGPFPTIDPEPNEALLGRFYKTVLLKEEMMNTLKDMNLKEKNSLVAAISYYLISEDYDKALLFFSLDNNEFESALIRAENYGVIPKERKYLLERVVKSGEKKDITKKFLQELKGAQD
- a CDS encoding FAD-dependent oxidoreductase → MRYVIIGNGAAAIGAIEGIRVNDKENEIILISKENCLSYSKPQLYKMLNQDSLESIYYRDEEFYRFHKVTTMLNKCLKSVDFNKKILLLEDDKIKYDKLFIATGAKANVPQIKGFEGEIYSFTNIEEALKLKESLVNKDKIAILGGGLIGVKLSEYLHKMGKEVILIVSSEGVLSSIGDQKISEILNNEIIEKGVKLLLSTKVIEAKKEGSKIELKLEKDIIVCDAIVSCKGVKPEIFPFEKTELSINHGIKVDENMKTNIEDVYAAGDVTEVYNHFENSYCNIPILPNAYSGGYCAGINMSGGDIKMDTIYPMNSLQIFDVQMITMGLLRPSEKDEVLYLFNSEKKIYRKLVIRDGKLIGAALLGDIDRAGILNNLIRNNLDISSIKDELLNNKINFYAIPRKMREGIVKLYTEGIK
- a CDS encoding 4Fe-4S binding protein, which produces MKRRIICDEDFCIGCRLCEVHCNVKHSKSGDIILAYNFEKNKEPSRMSFEEKEHICGSIVCMNCKDPLCIKACSMGAIKIEDATVILDTERCVGCWMCVMVCPFGAIKRGDKKAFKCDHCHEEKIPICVLNCPNKALIYEAD